One genomic segment of Nicotiana tabacum mitochondrion, complete genome includes these proteins:
- the orf197 gene encoding hypothetical protein has translation MCFNSFEQERFDAFESIVLIPLPTRGMLFMISAYDSIAMYLAIEPQSLCFYVIAVISREPMDLTLGLGNSVTPLPEPIIPDLNLPPEEPPEEPYQPLIPGGGSLSVEEQRAIDRFVRQQNRLVRCATHMLRSLDYSPQPEDVKNVVETFILEIDSFHYSEIYLALIDRDSPQFLHFLELWEEHLTVTDSLVQNIFLL, from the coding sequence ATGTGTTTCAATTCTTTCGAACAAGAGAGGTTTGATGCTTTTGAATCCATTGTATTAATTCCACTTCCTACTCGCGGTATGCTCTTTATGATCTCGGCTTATGATTCAATTGCCATGTATTTAGCTATTGAGCCTCAAAGTTTATGTTTTTATGTGATCGCAGTAATTAGTAGGGAACCCATGGATTTGACTCTGGGATTGGGGAATTCCGTGACACCCCTGCCGGAGCCCATAATTCCCGATCTGAATCTTCCCCCCGAGGAACCCCCAGAAGAACCATATCAACCATTAATTCCTGGGGGGGGAAGTCTCTCGGTGGAGGAACAAAGGGCGATAGACCGCTTTGTTCGCCAGCAAAACCGGCTGGTCCGGTGCGCGACACACATGTTGCGGTCACTGGACTACTCCCCACAACCGGAAGACGTCAAGAATGTCGTAGAGACATTCATCCTGGAGATTGACTCCTTCCACTATTCAGAAATTTATCTGGCACTAATTGATAGAGACTCCCCCCAGTTTCTACATTTTCTTGAACTCTGGGAGGAGCATCTCACAGTCACCGATTCCCTAGTGCAAAATATATTTCTGCTATAA
- the sdh3 gene encoding succinate dehydrogenase subunit 3, producing the protein MNILRPLSPHLPIYKPQLTSTFSISHRISGAFLATIVFFFYLLCLKIGLICFTYENFYQFFFYSSKLILISVEITALALSYHLYNGVRHLLTDFSGFFFLRIGRKRLK; encoded by the coding sequence ATGAATATCCTTCGCCCCTTATCTCCTCATCTTCCTATTTATAAGCCACAGCTTACTTCGACGTTTTCAATTTCCCATAGAATCTCCGGAGCTTTCCTAGCCACTATAGTTTTCTTTTTTTATCTTCTTTGTCTGAAAATTGGTTTGATTTGCTTCACCTATGAGAATTTCTACCAATTCTTCTTTTATTCATCAAAGCTCATCCTAATCTCCGTCGAGATTACTGCCTTAGCCCTGTCCTATCATCTGTATAATGGAGTTCGTCATTTATTGACGGATTTTTCGGGATTTTTCTTTCTTAGAATTGGAAGAAAAAGATTGAAATGA
- the orf173 gene encoding hypothetical protein codes for MNVITPNSLVADLFDSSTLIPRLTQLFDCTAIVIARERRDGAFLYHLAVENKSASRYTAVRLIQGVFTEVAGNLTVKFEKSWPSLCHFLTSGEREIKEVWGRYAKDQIIEIADLKRRKKRNLGDPEIAESAPVPKVKKLSSPFSRACPPFSTSLPEVGVGERKAHSINYHAVS; via the coding sequence ATGAATGTTATAACTCCTAATTCTTTGGTAGCGGACCTCTTTGATAGTTCGACCCTTATCCCCCGTCTAACTCAACTATTCGACTGTACGGCTATTGTGATTGCGAGAGAAAGGAGGGATGGCGCCTTCCTTTACCATCTGGCGGTTGAAAACAAAAGTGCTTCCAGGTACACGGCTGTTAGGCTCATCCAAGGCGTATTTACGGAAGTAGCAGGGAACTTGACCGTCAAGTTTGAAAAAAGCTGGCCAAGCCTGTGTCACTTTCTTACGTCAGGAGAAAGGGAGATCAAAGAAGTATGGGGCCGATACGCGAAGGATCAAATCATAGAGATAGCGGATCTTAAGAGGCGGAAGAAAAGGAACCTCGGCGACCCAGAGATCGCGGAGTCCGCGCCCGTGCCGAAAGTGAAGAAGCTTTCCTCTCCTTTCAGTCGAGCATGCCCGCCCTTTAGCACTTCCCTTCCCGAAGTGGGAGTAGGAGAAAGGAAAGCGCACTCGATCAATTACCATGCCGTGTCGTAA
- the orf265a gene encoding hypothetical protein (orf87 in N. sylbestris is similar to orf265a), translating to MPQLDKFTYFTQFFWSCLFLILIRFYLPLDLEVKLFCYYITKPKLQRALSILKYFICLYCLLTLGYRIYANLFNAVLLHSIFGILPSELELLSHYLNQPDKDPEWVEFVRERLQTQGLSPREYEIMVRDFLNTELCFATREQISSLYQLLFYGREDPQFFIDPQDLDSILRVHLEPLEFNHPALCQVLESLCVEKHDSPFYQDVKMAQAHHFRGFINLKHQAKLEMQHRLELGEVWKSLERRNAFLSQENASLREKLLILDREAP from the coding sequence ATGCCTCAACTGGATAAATTCACTTATTTCACACAATTCTTCTGGTCATGCCTTTTCCTCATTCTTATTAGGTTCTATCTCCCTTTGGATTTAGAAGTGAAACTCTTTTGTTACTATATAACAAAGCCCAAGTTACAGCGGGCTCTTTCTATTCTGAAATATTTCATATGTCTTTATTGCTTGCTAACTCTTGGATATAGGATCTACGCAAACTTGTTTAATGCGGTTTTACTTCATTCCATATTTGGTATTCTCCCATCTGAACTGGAGCTACTATCCCACTATCTGAATCAACCGGATAAGGATCCAGAATGGGTGGAATTCGTACGAGAGCGCCTACAAACCCAGGGCCTCTCACCCAGGGAGTACGAAATCATGGTGCGGGACTTCCTCAATACCGAATTGTGTTTTGCAACTCGAGAGCAGATTTCCTCCCTCTATCAACTCCTTTTTTATGGTCGGGAGGATCCACAATTCTTCATTGATCCACAAGACCTGGATTCCATACTGAGGGTGCACCTTGAACCCTTAGAATTCAATCACCCTGCTCTATGCCAGGTCTTAGAAAGTCTATGTGTCGAGAAGCATGATTCCCCTTTTTATCAAGATGTAAAAATGGCTCAAGCGCATCATTTTCGTGGCTTTATAAACTTAAAGCACCAAGCGAAATTGGAAATGCAACATCGCCTAGAGTTAGGAGAGGTATGGAAATCTCTTGAGAGAAGGAACGCTTTTCTAAGCCAGGAAAACGCCTCTCTAAGAGAAAAACTTTTAATTCTCGACAGGGAAGCCCCATAG
- the nad3 gene encoding NADH dehydrogenase subunit 3, whose amino-acid sequence MSEFAPICIYLVISPLVSLLPLGLPFLFSSNSSTYPEKLSAYECGFDPSGDARSRFDIRFYLVSILFIIPDPEVTFSFPWAVPPNKIDPFGSWSMMAFLLILTIGSLYEWKRGASDRE is encoded by the coding sequence ATGTCAGAATTTGCACCTATTTGTATCTATTTAGTGATCAGTCCGCTAGTTTCTTTGCTCCCACTCGGTCTTCCTTTTCTATTTTCTTCCAATAGTTCGACCTATCCAGAAAAATTGTCGGCCTACGAATGTGGTTTCGATCCTTCCGGTGATGCCAGAAGTCGTTTTGATATAAGATTTTATCTTGTTTCCATTTTATTTATTATTCCTGATCCGGAAGTAACCTTTTCCTTTCCTTGGGCAGTACCTCCCAACAAGATTGATCCGTTTGGATCTTGGTCCATGATGGCCTTTTTATTGATTTTGACGATTGGATCTCTCTATGAATGGAAAAGGGGTGCTTCGGATCGGGAGTAA
- the rps12 gene encoding ribosomal protein S12 produces the protein MPTLNQLIRHGREEKRRTDRTRALDQCPQKQGVCPRVSTRTPKKPNSAPRKIAKVRLSNRHDIFAHIPGEGHNLQEHSMVLIRGGRVKDSPGVKFHCIRGVKDLLGIPDRRRGRSKYGAEKPKSI, from the coding sequence ATGCCTACATTAAATCAATTGATTCGTCATGGTAGAGAAGAAAAACGGCGCACGGACCGTACTCGAGCTTTGGATCAATGTCCCCAGAAGCAAGGAGTATGCCCGCGTGTTTCAACGAGAACACCGAAAAAACCTAATTCAGCTCCACGTAAGATAGCCAAAGTACGGTTGAGCAATCGACATGATATATTTGCTCACATTCCAGGCGAAGGTCATAATTTGCAGGAACATTCTATGGTCTTAATAAGAGGAGGTAGAGTGAAAGATTCGCCAGGTGTGAAATTCCATTGTATTCGAGGAGTCAAGGATTTGCTGGGAATTCCGGATCGAAGAAGAGGCAGATCAAAATATGGTGCGGAAAAACCCAAATCGATATGA
- the orf125b gene encoding hypothetical protein: MFCILFAHSSFRVIRTRGGSSTLLVIAPVLERLLLLLFSGSPLLDALRFLFEVICLSQNKSPSVTAIVDPLFQILASMSQITLLGSSLLDYTLLGFVTQTLILSNLFRFSSVQIWHLCLFLFRVL, translated from the coding sequence ATGTTTTGCATCTTGTTCGCCCACTCTTCATTCAGGGTGATTCGAACCAGGGGAGGATCTTCCACCTTGTTGGTCATAGCACCAGTACTTGAACGCTTACTCTTACTGCTCTTCTCAGGTTCACCTCTTTTGGATGCCCTGAGGTTCTTGTTTGAAGTCATTTGTTTATCACAGAACAAGTCCCCCTCAGTCACTGCCATAGTTGACCCTCTCTTCCAGATCCTCGCTTCTATGAGCCAAATCACTCTCCTCGGGAGTTCTCTCCTTGACTACACCCTCCTCGGCTTTGTTACCCAAACACTCATCCTGAGCAATCTCTTCCGGTTCAGCAGTGTCCAGATCTGGCATCTTTGCCTCTTCTTGTTCAGGGTCCTCTAG
- the orf129b gene encoding hypothetical protein, giving the protein MQKVLIRPIHIEILPSSTHYRWMLQPLSLWLQDGNEGRGGREEKVIRYWLTLISGLGTAYTRWMKVLARLRMDGTYNQTQPLQYLRRKKKFISFYLKAATDSLSVILTSCMQGCSEIPLQLPGRSYFVL; this is encoded by the coding sequence ATGCAAAAGGTGTTGATACGTCCTATCCACATAGAAATCTTACCCTCTTCCACACATTACCGGTGGATGCTACAGCCGCTATCACTTTGGCTGCAGGATGGGAATGAAGGTCGAGGAGGCAGGGAAGAAAAGGTTATTCGCTATTGGCTTACCCTTATATCAGGCCTTGGTACGGCCTATACACGATGGATGAAGGTTTTGGCAAGGTTAAGAATGGATGGTACCTATAATCAGACCCAACCGTTGCAGTACTTGAGAAGAAAGAAAAAATTTATCTCTTTTTATCTTAAGGCTGCTACCGATTCCTTATCTGTTATCCTGACGTCCTGTATGCAGGGTTGTTCGGAAATCCCTTTGCAACTTCCTGGACGTTCATACTTTGTTCTGTAG
- the orf151 gene encoding hypothetical protein (similar to copia-like polyprotein) gives MLLKIGIKRELSCVHTPLQNGVSERKDRHIVIVEMALTLMINNGVPKHLWVEAFTTTVYLINRLPFSVINMQSPFSSLYGRDTFQGEITTLSETSDWVTLNQSSEHSSDSTVQGADNSSSKIILSLFAASSEHFMALNKHPTYTKGYSCPL, from the coding sequence ATGCTCCTGAAGATAGGAATCAAACGTGAGCTGTCGTGTGTTCATACTCCGCTGCAGAATGGGGTGTCCGAAAGAAAAGACCGACATATAGTTATAGTTGAAATGGCTTTGACTTTGATGATAAATAATGGAGTACCAAAGCATCTATGGGTTGAAGCATTCACTACTACAGTGTATTTAATCAACAGATTGCCATTTTCTGTTATCAACATGCAATCTCCCTTTTCTTCTCTTTATGGTCGTGATACTTTTCAGGGGGAGATCACTACCCTTTCTGAGACATCTGACTGGGTTACTTTAAATCAATCTTCAGAGCACAGTTCCGATAGTACAGTTCAAGGTGCCGATAATTCATCTTCAAAAATCATTCTATCTCTGTTTGCCGCCTCAAGCGAGCACTTTATGGCCTTAAACAAGCACCCAACCTATACAAAGGGCTATAGCTGTCCACTATAG
- the orf175 gene encoding hypothetical protein — translation MFSFFVCLLYLSKILLTLQMALSYLFHTVGLCLHPGFFMIDSIFLLKTTCFLSVTLQLTIFVSSFLLLSVLSTISAREGSLAGWESFIIRIFFSTFLFFSCFIRIRNGTRRRLRHTQHTVQDFFHCLGYIPAFHSDGLNNSCDCLQLAIVCSWIKHKNPKKCAFLWIDSFVSVHL, via the coding sequence ATGTTTAGCTTTTTTGTCTGCCTCCTTTACCTATCAAAGATTCTGTTAACATTGCAGATGGCACTCTCTTACCTCTTTCACACTGTGGGTCTATGTCTTCATCCCGGATTCTTCATGATAGATTCCATTTTCCTCCTAAAAACTACTTGTTTTCTGTCAGTCACCTTGCAGCTAACCATCTTCGTCTCATCTTTTCTTCTTCTGAGTGTCTTATCCACGATCAGCGCACGGGAAGGATCGTTGGCCGGTTGGGAAAGCTTTATTATACGGATATTCTTCTCTACATTCCTTTTTTTCAGCTGCTTCATTAGGATAAGGAATGGGACCCGCCGTCGCCTGAGACATACACAACACACAGTGCAAGACTTCTTCCATTGTCTAGGGTATATTCCTGCATTTCATTCAGATGGGTTGAACAATTCATGTGATTGTTTACAGTTGGCAATTGTATGCTCCTGGATTAAACATAAGAATCCAAAAAAGTGTGCCTTTCTTTGGATTGATTCATTCGTTAGTGTCCACTTGTGA
- the orf152 gene encoding hypothetical protein (similar to polyprotein) → MMEEMSALEKNETWEIVDLPPGKKTVGSKCKWVYTVKFQPSGEIERYKARLVARGFTQTKGIDYGETLSTEAKVISIRILLSLATQRSWPLYQLDVKNAFLHGDSHEEVYIEIAPGYGMKGESHKVCRLKKALYGLKQSPRAWFEKFSKAIV, encoded by the coding sequence ATGATGGAGGAGATGAGTGCACTTGAGAAGAATGAGACATGGGAGATTGTTGATTTACCTCCTGGAAAGAAGACTGTGGGATCTAAATGTAAATGGGTATACACAGTGAAATTCCAGCCAAGTGGGGAGATTGAGAGATATAAAGCAAGGTTAGTGGCAAGAGGATTCACACAAACCAAAGGAATAGACTATGGCGAGACCCTTTCAACAGAGGCAAAGGTCATTTCTATTAGAATCTTACTTTCCTTGGCTACACAGAGATCATGGCCATTGTATCAGTTAGATGTGAAAAATGCCTTCTTGCATGGGGACTCGCACGAGGAGGTGTATATAGAGATAGCACCCGGATATGGAATGAAAGGGGAGTCACATAAAGTATGCAGATTGAAGAAAGCCCTGTATGGATTGAAGCAATCCCCGAGGGCGTGGTTTGAGAAGTTCAGTAAGGCCATAGTTTAG